A segment of the Camarhynchus parvulus chromosome 27, STF_HiC, whole genome shotgun sequence genome:
TCAGAGTGAAGGGGTCCAGGGGTCAGTGCAGGGATCTCAGAGCAGTCCCAGAGGGGTCAGGGCGGAGGTCCCAGACCCCTGGTTCCCCCCAACCCAAAGACAGGAGTCCAAGGAGGGGTGGAGAAGTCCAGGAGGTCAGCGTGGGGATCCCAGGGGGTCCCAGGCCACTGGTCTCGCCAGTTCCAGGCACACCCAGGCTGGGGGAACAAGGAGGGTCCCGGGGAGGGACCCCACACCCAACTCAGGGGTCAGGGTGGCGGGGTCAAGGACAGAACGGGGGGCTCAGTGGAGGCCCatgggggtcctggggatgGCTCCCAGAGGAGACCTTGAGCTCAGAGTGGGGGTCCCCATGGTGGTGGGCTCACAAACCCCCAGACCCACAGGCTCTGGGCACACCCAAGCTGGGGGTCCAGGGCAGTTCTGGGGAAGGGTCCCTGACGTGACCCAGGATCAGTGAGGGGGGAGATCTCACAGACGGCCCAGGGGGCAGCGTGGGAGGGTCCAGGGGGTCCACGTGAGAACTCCAGCCCCCCGGTTCCTGTCACTCCACAGCCGGCCGCGAGGACCCTCAGCCGGGCCCGGGCACCCCGCAGATCCGCGCAGGCCTCAGcgcgcccccagccccgccggtCCCGGGCTCCGCACAGGCCCCACGCGCCCACCGCCAGCCACCACACCCCACACGGGCGTCCCGCGGCCGCAGTCCCggccccccgagccccgcgagccccggcccggccccgccgatCCCCCCCGGCCCTCCCCCGCTCACCCGCGGCtcctcccgccgctcccggccccggccccagccccgccgaACGAAATGGCGGTCCTGGCCCCTCTGCGCCTGCGCGGCACAACCGGATGTGggcggggcacggcggggcaGCGGCGCCATGATGAGGAGGTCGGGCGGCCATGAGGGGAAGCGCCCGTCACCGCCGTATTGGGAAGGTCACGGCGGCTCCGTGAGCACCCGGTGCCGCGGTGTGCCGGTGACCGAAGGCAGAGCGGCACCACCGGGAAGAAATTCCCCGCTCTGCGCCGAAACGCTGCTGAAGACCGCGACAGAGCACGGCTATGCCTCCTGTCGTCCCCCCCCCACCACCGGCTCCTTCCTCCATATTGAGAAGGTCAGCTGACCCGGCAGTCGCCATATTGTGAGGGGTGACGGAAACCTTGGTGGCCGCCATGTTTGGAAGGTCAGAGATTGGATCCGCGTCGCCGCCATCTTGGGAAGGTCAGCTCCACCGATGCAGTGACGTCATAGCCAGCGGGACTGTGACGTCATTCCCACCATGACCTCAATCCCTACCATGACATCACAGACAGGTGCTGGGACAGACTTTTATTGGGGcttcccaccccacccccagcttgattttttttttttttttcctcctttttcttaaaaaataaatgtacaatTCCGGACAGCGGCGGTACAAAATATACACGtctggggggaggggagggggggcaggccacacatacaaaaatataGGGGATGGGGGGAGGATCATGCCCCCCCTCCCCCAGGgacccctgtgccccagccagggaaggggatggggggagagggggatgCGCCAgggggggtccccaaacccaccccccCACCACCCCAAGGGTGGGGGCAGCACCCAAGGGCCGGGGCTGGGCAAAGTGCGTCAGTGCTGGGGGGCTCCGGGCCCCCCGGGGGGGTgccggggtttgggggtcccgggggggccCCCCCTCACTGGCTGCCAGGCTCCAGCTTGTAGGAGAGCTCGAAGAGCAGGTTCTGGTTGTCGATGACGCGCAGCTGCCGCACGTAGGCCTTGGTCTGCAGCTGGGCCGGGGACGCCTCCAGCTCCAGGCCTGGGAACGGCCCCGGGACGGGGAACAGGGATGGAGGGGTGGgagtgtggggatggggatgggagtgtggggatggggatgggagatggggatgggagtgtgggaatggggatggagggatgggagatgggaatggggatggagggatgggagtgtgggaatggggatgggagtGTGGGGATGGgagtgtggggatggggatggagggatgggagatgggaatggggatggagggatgggagtgtgggaatgggaatggggatggggatgggagtgTGGGGATGGGagtgtgggaatggggatggagggatgggagtgtgggaatggggatggagggatgggagggagtGTGGAATGGAGGGatggggggaatggggatggggatgagggatgggagtgtggggatggggatggagggatggggatggaagTAGGTAGGCATGGCAAGCCAGTGGTGGGaatgcagggatgtggggatggaGGGAGTGGAGGAAGGAAACGGAGATGGAAACGTGAAAGTGGGGATTGAAGGATGGAAAAGATGCAGGGGGGATGGGGATGGCCACACAGGaatggggatgtggggacagggatggagggatggggatTCAGGGATGCAGAGTGAAGGGATGAGAGATGAAGGGATGAGGATGCAGGAatttagggatttggggattcagAGACATGGACAAAGAGCTGTGAGGATGCTCTGgccacatccccatccctcagGGCCAGCATGACAGGTTCAGGGCCATGTGGGCCGCCCCTGAAGGGCCCCCCTGACCCCAGCAgggccccccagccccggcagggcccccccagccccgtcccCCCACTCACAGAGGGGGCGGCTCCGGTACTTCCTCACGGCTCTCACTTTCTCAGCGATGCAGTGCTGGGACACAGAGAGACCCCAGAGTCACCCCCAGGCCCCCAAggccccaccccagccccccagGGACCACTGACCCCTTCTGCACACCCCCCAACCCTCAGGGACGCCCCTGgatcctgctctgcacccaggaCACCCTGAATCCTCCCACCCCCCAAAGAggggaaccccaaaccctcGGGGAAGGGGGGGTCCTCCAGCCCCTCgggggtgtcccctcccccctGCCCTCATCCTGGGGGTCTCTCTGCCCCGTTCCCCCCTGGAACCCACCAGTTTCTCCACATTGACCAGCCCATCCAGGAGGGTTTTGCTGCCTTCATGCAGGAAGGTCAGATCTGGGGGAGAGAGGGGGTGATGGGGGGGGTCCCGTGAGGTGTCAGAGGGACCCCAACCCACCCAGGGGAAGCTGCTGAGACCCCCCCTCACCTTTGAGGATGAGAGGCACGAAGGGGATGAGCGGGGGCTTCATCTTGGCCAGCACCTCCCGGTAGGTCTTGTGGTTCCTgcaggggtcctggggggaaatggggggggtCAGGCTTTGGGGGGCTCTCCAGGGGTGCCCTGGATCCCCCCCCATGCTGGTGGCCATGGGTATGGTGCTGGTGGCCTGGGGGAGAGGGGCAAGGACAGCCCAGGACACCTTGGGACACCTTGGGAATGCCCCCTGCTCatcagcaccccaaaaacccccagggGAGGCCTGGGGACCCCCTACCCCaacacccagagcagcccccacACCTCTCACCCACCGTCAGGTTCTCAAACTTCCGAAAGAGATTCTTGAATTTCCCTGGGAGCTTctggaaggcaaaaaaaaaaaaaaaaagggagagggtAGGGCAGAATCCAGCAGGGTCAGGGAGCACCaaaggggagggcaggagcaccCAGGAGGTTCTGGCAGAGCCCAGAACAGGGTCAGGGAGCATCTGAGGGTGTCCAGAAGGGTCTGGAAGCATCCAGGGGTGATCTGGTGATCTGAGAGCACCCAGAGGAGTCCTGGCAGCACTGAGGTGGGGGTGAGAGGTCCTGGAGGGTTCCAAGAGCGCTCAAAGTGGGGGCTGGAAGAACCCAGGAGAGgtctgggagcagccaggtgtGGGCATGAGCACCCCAAGGGTCCTGAGAGCACCTGGGCAGTGTCAGGGATTGTCCAGGGGCAGTCCAGGAGCGCCCAGAGAAGTTCCAGGGGTATTAAGGGGGAAGGGAGCTCCGGGGGGGTTCTGAGAACACACAAGGAGGGTCTGAAAGAACCCAGGAGGGgtctgggagcagccaggtgtGGGCACGGGCACCTCGAGGGTCCTGGGAGCACCCAGGGATGGTCTGGGATCACCCAGGAAAGGGTCAGGGCATGAGGGGGACACAAAGTTGGATGTGAAGGTGCAACCAAGAAGGCACCAGGGTGGGTgacccctccagcccctgggcacccccaagGGCCACAACTCCTTGTCCTTCTTGGGAACTGACCCACAGGGACCTCCTGACCCACAGGGAACCTCAGGACCAAGCAAACCTTGTCCCacagagaccccagacccccGCAGgactcccttccctccccaggacccctgggtgggtgggtgggtgccCCCAGGGAAGGGTCAGGGAGCCCCTGGGGGTGCTCAGAAGGGCACAGGAGGATGTGGGAGCACGCTGGGGCCGGGGGCACCCGTTGCTCACCTCCCAGGTGAGGCGCAGGCGGCTGATGGCGGCGTTGTTGAGGCCGATGACGATGGCGTAGAAGGAGAGCATGTCCTGGTTCTGCTTGCAGCTGTGGGGGGGGACAGCGtgagggacaccccagggaccccctggcagccccccctgtgcccccccatcggaacccaggacattgctctggctgccctggatggctcATGCCaagagaccctggcacagagtcaaaaacacctTTTGTGCCTTCGATTTTAACCCCTGCAAAAAAACTTCCAGCTTTGTGtgaggatttacaagccacaagagtttgagtgatagttaatttgtcacagggtgaaaaagtaaaattttggtgtttttagaatggaggttcaagaggcaagatggatgaatctgggtgtgtcctgtccttcttcttcttcttggcctccatcttctgctgggatggtggcacttttggattggtttagagtggAGAtagactgtctaacataggtgataggtattggaaaattattggaAATGAAGTATATGTAGTTCTTAGTCTACAGGACATttctctggctgccctggatggctcGAGACCCTGGCAGACCCTGGTacagagtcaaaaacacctTTTGTGCCTTCGATTTTAAcccctggaaaaaaaacttccagctttgtgtgaggatttacaagccacaagagtttgagtagaatgagTGCTAATtcatcacagggtgaaaaagtagaattttggggtttttagaatggaggttcaagaggcaagatggatGAATCTGGGCATGGcctattccttctttttcttcttcttggcctccatcttctgctgggatggtgacacttttggattggtttagagtggagacagactgtctaacagaggtgataggtattggaaaattattggaaataaattatatatagtTCTTAGTATACTAAGAACTACgtatactttatttttttaattttatactaaatttttttaatactaattTTTTATACTAAATTTTTATACTcatttttagtataaaaaattagtattaaaaaattgaattttagtataaaaaattaattttttagttCTTAGTATACTaagaattatatatattttattttttaattttatactaaatttttaataatatttttttatgttaagTTTTTTAATACTAATTTTTATACGAAATTtttaatactaattttttttattttatattaaaaaactaACCCTGCCTCAAAGGCGGTGAGCGTGCCACGAACggacctgccagacagacctcagcaggtcagagaaagaatgtgataaataagagaaaataaaaaaccttgaGAACCAGAACAGAAGAGTCTTGGCTTCTTCGTCGGTCTCGGGACTGGGACAAAAGGATTTTCTGACACCTTGGGGTCAGCTCAGAGCCCCCGTGCCCCCCTGACTCACATGGCAGCGATCTTGATGAGCTTCTTGAGCAGGTGGGCGCGCTTGTCCAGCGCCtcgcagagcagcagctctgtgcccacccagTGCTGCACCTCGCTGCAgcgctgcagcagcagctccaggttcGCCGTctcccgccggccccgctccccgtGGAACACGTAATCCACAAATTCCAcctggcagggacacacacaTGGTAGCAAAcgaattatttcaatttttttaaatttttttttttaattttaattttaatctttttttaatctaattttttaaatctaatattttttaatctaaattttaattcttttaaaaattattctctgaTGGCGAGTAATTAGTATTGACTCTGTGACTGCAGAAGGTTGAGCAAAAGTTTTATTAAGCTATACTATACTACACTAATACTATTACAAAccatactaaagaaaaaatatataaaactatatataaatatatatataactataatctatatataactatatgaaaaatataaaactataaataaagaaataatttaaaaactactatatatataaatatactaaagaaaaatatataaaactataaataaataaataaaactacaaTATGtataaaactatactaaagaaaaatatatattatgatatataattaaataaatataaaactataatatatataaaacgacgctaaagaaaaaaaataaaaaataaatataaaactataatatataaaaaactatactaaagaaaaaatatatataactatatataaataattatatacacaattataatatatattaaaaatatactaaagaaaaaatatgtatgtaaaactacatataaatataaaactataatatataaaactgtactaaagaaaaACTATATCaaactatataaaaataaataaataaataaatatatatatatattaaaaactatactaaagaaaatcTGACATCTTTACCCAATACACACATGGCTCCAATTGgtcaaatgaaataaaaccgCCATCACTAGAATCTAATCAACAAATCCCTTTCAgcaaacaatctccataacacattccacacgtGCCAAACGACAAGGGCAGAAATGGAGATaagaactgtttttcttctctctgtgagctttctcacaggaaaatcctgggagggagaattattattaatattattattattattctctGTCTGTTCGGAGGATATGTGAATCCCACACACACATCCCCGTGGGCCCCCGAACCTCGTGGATGCAGCGGAAGAGCTCCCAGTGGAAGGCTGTCAGGTGGTTGGCCACGTCCTCGGGCTCGGCTCGGTGGATCTCGGTGTCCCCCGGCACCACCTGGATCTCCTCGGGCAGTGGCACCTGCCAGGGGACACCGGACAGGGCGCTCAGGGTCGCCCTGCTCTGCACGGGGGGTGATGGCGATGCTCTTGGGGTGTCCCCACTCACCAGCGAGTCGAAAGTGTCCCTGGTGCAGGCGAAGAGGTGGCTGTTGATGCCCAGGGTGGTGAACACGCACTCCTCGCTGGGCTGCAGCACCGCTTTCTCTGCCGAGGGGCACAGAGCGGGGGTCAGCACCGGGagggaccccccagccctgccccagcccccccagccccatgggcACCTCCGGACGAGGCCATGGTGACGAGGATGAGGGCGTCCCCGCGGGCGCTCTGCTCCTCCGAGTACTGCAGCTTCTCGGTGACCGAGGCCAGGATGTCCTGCACCGAGGCCGACAGGCGGCTGCGGATGGTGACGTACGAGTGGTCGGGCATGTACACGCGGCAGAAAACTGGGGAGAGGGCCGGGGGGTCAGCGCCGGGCACCCCCACACCACCCCGGCACTGCCCgccggggaaactgaggcacagagcgGGCACGGAGCACACCCGGTCCCATGGTGGGTCACGGAGGGGACGCCGGTGCCTCTCAGGTCCCCTCAAAGTCACTCACTCTCGTCAGAACCCCGGAATGCCACCCGGGTCTGCAGGCAGGAGTCGATGCGGCGGAAATGCCGGAACAGCGGCTTCACCTGCTTGTTCGGGGGGGGGGTCTCGTCGGCCACCCTGGGGGGGGGGCACAGACAGGGCTCAGACAGGGCCCGGAGCCCGGGGCTGCACCCCGAGACCcgagggtgggcacagggggaGGGTGCAGTGGGGAGGGGTCCGAGGCTGCGCATGGCGAGGGCGTGAGGGGGGAGCAAAGTTGGATGTGAAGGGGCAACCAGGAGGGCACCAGGGCGGGTGACCCCTCCAGCCGCTGGGCACCCCCAAGGGTCACAACTCCTTGTCCTTCTTGGGAACTCCCTGACCCACAGGGaccctctgcccttcccagggacctcctggcacagagggaacCTCAGGACCGAGGGAACTTTGTCCTacagagaccccagaccccacAGGACACCCTGCCCTCCTTGGGAACCCCTGACCGATGGTGACCCCTGGTCCCCCAGGGACCCCCGACCCCAGgaacccccaggaccccctgaCCCTCTTCTCACTTGAGCTCCACAGTCTCCACGAGCTGGTGCAGCTTGATGATCTCGTCCTCCAGCTCGTGGTACAGGGACGTGTCCTTCATGATGAGCAGGTAAAGTTCCTGTGGGGCGAGAGGGGTCAGAGCCGGGACTCCTGACActgagggg
Coding sequences within it:
- the RAPGEFL1 gene encoding LOW QUALITY PROTEIN: rap guanine nucleotide exchange factor-like 1 (The sequence of the model RefSeq protein was modified relative to this genomic sequence to represent the inferred CDS: inserted 3 bases in 2 codons); translated protein: MKPLEKLLKKPGSHLPVRPAXPPGQVPGPGSVPAPRRQSLSRPPASPEEPAGPAGPVPXGEGRWLELRPPEAPLRSPEDPSPGCDRDRDREREREPPSPEPPPAARCCCGCGCAPAAPAPPERLLAALLDRLPATAHGRGCGAESLLDDIVLTHSLFLPTERFLQQLHQHFVLAAGSPPARWEEGSGLRRKRAVLAVLLHFLDTYKGLLQEEESAGKVIKELYLLIMKDTSLYHELEDEIIKLHQLVETVELKVADETPPPNKQVKPLFRHFRRIDSCLQTRVAFRGSDEIFCRVYMPDHSYVTIRSRLSASVQDILASVTEKLQYSEEQSARGDALILVTMASSGEKAVLQPSEECVFTTLGINSHLFACTRDTFDSLVPLPEEIQVVPGDTEIHRAEPEDVANHLTAFHWELFRCIHEVEFVDYVFHGERGRRETANLELLLQRCSEVQHWVGTELLLCEALDKRAHLLKKLIKIAAICKQNQDMLSFYAIVIGLNNAAISRLRLTWEKLPGKFKNLFRKFENLTDPCRNHKTYREVLAKMKPPLIPFVPLILKDLTFLHEGSKTLLDGLVNVEKLHCIAEKVRAVRKYRSRPLCLELEASPAQLQTKAYVRQLRVIDNQNLLFELSYKLEPGSQ